In the Brachyhypopomus gauderio isolate BG-103 chromosome 4, BGAUD_0.2, whole genome shotgun sequence genome, one interval contains:
- the LOC143512597 gene encoding serine/threonine-protein kinase WNK2 isoform X2, with translation MESGDGPKPDGPRVTRYPSVPGSQCELNMNIHETNSEGDVDKTDEGPGSVRGGSEPSARPRSKHQRGVRERFIRRSLWFADNDDQACEAPECDTYGKMLNVNLRTIVDRTRGARSRLQEGSSTESQGGRKDSATESAGADDERDRTPACNAESADDGKNVIKTASEENEEEAEMKAVATSPGGRFLKFDIELGRGSFKTVYKGLDTDTWVEVAWCELQDRKLSKVERQRFREEAEMLKGLQHPNIVRFYDSWESHLKGKKCIVLVTELMTSGTLKTYLKRFKVMKPKVLRSWCRQILKGLHFLHTRTPPIIHRDLKCDNIFITGPTGSVKIGDLGLATLKRASFAKSVIGTPEFMAPEMYEEHYDESVDVYAFGMCMLEMATSEYPYSECQNAAQIYRKVTSGVKPASYHKVTDPEVKEIIGECICQNKEERYSIKDLLNHAFFAEDTGVRVELAEEDDGRKASIALKLWVEDPRKLKGKYKDGGAIEFTFDLQKEVPEGVAQEMVDSGFFHESDAKIVAKSIRDRVALIKWRRERTPPSATQTVAAPPTNAQATPTLGDGAAPPEAEEAEAEQHGHLSQLSSRTTSVTSDSGTGSTVYSDSHSSSLHSVIYQSLQEPVSTATQQRHASALLSTPRDDVLEEQCCSHWAGPVAGTRARSSSVTETRMKRPRVHSFSRPESPGRARLLSQSELKVEEHDRCSARRTLLPPPPLEIRRHSDSSGGPPGELEWDQSAAGEPFGPQFSLSPTLYSPLPQYQVYPTIFSLPSLCGAVPSLGKRSPPSEARPKICRHRRSFSETTCLSELNRSLQNITGHKHAPTPQLRVPAVLKEAVLYQPSHDYDDERGSGTKLQPHPALQRRASFCVDDHALLYMTSALGFQSQPVSASALQMPAHLLHSSHSYSAMSPSVAPVATPAQSAYAPAGQPLQHHGYPSAPLLSGAQTHPLAGWQADAHPPAPAHGYHPMPLPHAAAARLSPVPFVPAATAARLSPVPFVPAATAARLSPVPIVPLATASRLSPVPNVLPPANTGESHEPAQSASLQAANPLPPHPGHRTPDAPGQQHILQSLASLPTQSTPIQPPLVQASATQQLPPHSSQQSAHLTCVPSLHPSAGAPPPGYDSSSTSLPCLAPLCLSAGQAPPTAPSVSPAPCSQVEGALPARYPLLPTVPPLATHGAQPPRAAPALTPAAPAVQAYHQSSALAQQQSSVATPSLLTLTQTTPPVHQNLPPSPNPASVYIGPPLSTQVPLSQGESTSNNQAHAALPIPNTTQPSSAQYLPPIHAPQTITPSSPASVSVHVSQTTVTVASSATTMPIHPAQAAPAAQMPQPAPQPPPVGRPPSPGTPPGPAAPADLGQELKSSAEDAGSMTQHKQPGTCGTPQSQQSVGGGGGVGQPPAGVLAEESALDKQTSVAGSAYESVTSDALSGKETGDCNEGTHGARSEIRGRRHHRKSSRTRSRQEKSGKPRLSMLNVCNTGDKMVECQLETHNHKMVTFKFDLDGDAPEEIATYMVDNDFILLLEREMFIEQLKDIVEKAEDILSEEAEGEMGSDQHPLPRLSPITGASGPEGTKLQQTPSNQLVYQQNVLHTGKRWFIICPVAETATDSGEDTVTAKDSEVPSEAQTQDANVGGARTLQKPPSLSKPSLCATECTQSADDPHTGHLAAVSMVADIPCCPIVPPISQDASVQKTAAPHQPARHDSSPLTDTPPALAQPVVLQQPFSTPIPPPAVSGTQSQPQSPGHQTQQAPPFTSGPTSSQVHPGGGPGESDGEGPPRLEFTDRTIKTLDEKLRNLLYQEYNPSQSTSSASDPPGSPSVSDSQGSDGAPRKTEMLPQVPERSDSLGTLSDSAVAPLNKLLIRSDSAGKSDGRCIFTGRFQVVPLEPDGYLEQSSKDRSSHGGGGATVTMDTGVSITTENEDQAAQKSHSNRYSAPPDLYEDTPTSSPEVTPPLVLPQTSLSIDGAQHPLHLSSDSGEDDNSLAPPHKPAQTTRALSEHSGSDLMKRAVAFFRRSGRSSSVHSSDSPSRPPLLNGHAPCVAAQATYISSDNDSEFEDADMKKELQRLREKHMKEISELQANQRSEIERLYSQLGRPVPPTIGFLHAAPPTGGRRRRTSKHKVKAGKLVNPTVQQLKASRASSPAEACASVVVAPSKSAALLTGSEGSDTAALQGAPLDPMQPVHTQQPCSLKVSLSSDNIYGTATPTPPGQGSTLKRLCLGKERSSRSANGTGATPMTSASNQQTVPPPVSMPTPGPQPITALAQAQTNNSNNKTGTFTDDLHKLVDDWTKETLACAPQSRLSLNQIKQQQRHQDMKVNPPTKRGAPNQMRAAVPPSSLPIQLPLSCALSGALGPAVPPALTNTPSPALQQAGYLLPTGPFRGATPASRYQTQWPRIPCPAGTIGPVRMLGTANMVPFPALASTALQTFPMALNSSDKPLCPGGARTV, from the exons GACCGCAAGCTGTCGAAGGTGGAGCGGCAGCGCTTCAGGGAGGAGGCGGAGATGCTGAAGGGCCTGCAGCACCCCAACATCGTCCGCTTCTACGACTCCTGGGAGTCCCACCTCAAAGGGAAGAAGTGCATCGTCCTGGTGACGGAGCTCATGACCTCAGGGACGTTAAAAAC CTACCTGAAGCGCTTCAAGGTGATGAAACCCAAAGTTCTGCGTAGCTGGTGCCGGCAGATCCTGAAGGGCCTGCACTTCCTGCACACGCGCACGCCGCCCATCATCCACCGCGACCTCAAGTGCGACAACATCTTCATCACGGGCCCGACGGGCAGCGTGAAGATCGGCGACCTGGGCCTCGCCACGCTCAAAAGAGCCTCCTTCGCCAAGAGCGTGATCG GCACACCGGAGTTCATGGCCCCGGAGATGTACGAGGAGCACTACGACGAGTCCGTGGACGTCTACGCCTTCGGCATGTGCATGCTGGAGATGGCCACGTCCGAGTACCCGTACTCCGAGTGCCAGAACGCCGCGCAGATCTACCGCAAAGTGACCAGC GGGGTGAAGCCTGCCAGCTATCACAAGGTCACGGACCCCGAGGTGAAGGAGATCATTGGAGAATGTATCTGTCAGAATAAGGAGGAGCG CTATTCCATAAAAGACCTCCTGAACCACGCCTTCTTCGCCGAGGACACGGGTGTGCGGGTGGAGCTGGCCGAGGAGGACGACGGCAGGAAGGCCTCCATCGCGCTCAAGCTGTGGGTGGAGGACCCGCGAAAGCTGAAGGGCAAATACAAGGACGGTGGCGCCATAGAGTTCACCTTCGACCTGCAGAAGGAGGTGCCCGAGGGCGTGGCCCAGGAGATG GTGGACTCGGGCTTCTTCCACGAGAGCGACGCGAAGATCGTAGCCAAGTCCATCCGGGACCGGGTGGCGCTGATAAAGTGGCGGCGGGAGCGCACGCCGCCGTCGGCCACGCAGACCGTCGCGGCTCCACCCACGAACgcccaagccacgcccaccctggGAGACGGCGCCGCCCCCCCTGAGGCAGAGGAGGCCGAGGCAGAGCAGCACGGCCACCTTAGCCAGCTGAGCAGCAGGACTACGTCTGTTACGT CTGATAGCGGCACGGGCTCCACCGTTTACTCCGACTCCCACAGCAGCAGCCTGCACAGTGTCATATACCAGTCTCTGCAGGAACCTGTCTCCACGGCAACACAGCAG CGTCATGCTAGTGCCCTACTTTCCACACCTCGTGATGATGTTTTGGAAGAGCAGTGTTGCTCCCATTGGGCGGGACCCGTGGCAGGCACACGCGCCCGGAGCAGTTCTGTGACTGAAACGCGAATGAAACGCCCACGCGTCCACTCGTTCTCCCGGCCAGAAAGTCCTGGCCGCGCCCGCCTGTTATCCCAGTCAGAGTTGAAGGTTGAAGAGCACGATCGTTGTTCCGCTCGGAGAACTCTGCTCCCCCCACCGCCACTCGAGATTCGTCGCCACAGCGACTCGTCGGGAGGGCCGCCCGGCGAGCTGGAGTGGGACCAGTCGGCAGCTGGCGAGCCGTTTGGGCCTCAGTTTTCTCTCAGCCCCACCCTGTACAGCCCGCTCCCCCAGTACCAGGTCTACCCCACCATCTTTTCACTGCCCAGCCTGTGTGGCGCCGTCCCGTCTCTGGGCAAACGCTCGCCTCCTTCTGAAGCACGGCCAAAGATCTGCAGACACAGGCGTTCCTTCAGCGAAACCACCTGCCTGTCGGAGCTCAATAGGTCTCTGCAGAACATCACTGGTCACAAACATGCCCCAACTCCCCAACTAAGAGTCCCAGCAGTGCTGAAGGAAGCGGTGTTGTACCAGCCCTCCCACGACTATGACGACGAGAGAGGGTCGGGCACCAAGCTACAGCCCCACCCAGCACTGCAACGCCGGGCGAGTTTTTGCGTGGACGACCACGCCCTGCTCTACATG ACCAGCGCTCTGGGTTTCCAGAGCCAGCCGGTGTCTGCCTCTGCCCTGCAGATGCCAGCCCACCTGCTGCATTCTTCCCACAGCTACTCTGCCATGAGCCCTTCTGTAGCCCCTGTAGCCACACCCGCACAGTCTGCATATGCACCTGCAGGCCAGCCTCTGCAGCACCACGGCTACCCTTCTGCCCCACTGCTGTCCGGTGCGCAGACCCACCCTCTTGCAGGATGGCAGGCGGACGCGcacccccccgcccccgcacACGGCTACCACCCCATGCCCCTACCGCACGCAGCCGCTGCCAGGCTGAGTCCCGTTCCGTTCGTCCCAGCGGCCACGGCCGCCAGGCTGAGTCCCGTTCCGTTCGTCCCAGCGGCCACGGCCGCCAGGCTGAGTCCCGTTCCGATCGTGCCACTGGCCACGGCCAGCAGACTGAGTCCCGTTCCGAATGTACTGCCTCCGGCAAACACGGGCGAGAGCCACGAACCTGCTCAGAGTGCATCGCTGCAGGCAGCGAATCCACTCCCACCACATCCGGGTCACAGGACCCCTGATGCACCTGGACAACAG CACATCCTCCAATCGTTGGCCAGCTTGCCCACCCAGAGCACTCCTATTCAGCCGCCATTGGTCCAAGCGTCTGCCACTCAACAGCTGCCTCCACATTCATCTCAGCAGTCGGCTCACCTCACATGT GTGCCCTCACTGCACCCGTCTGccggagcccctccccctggatatgactcctcctccacctcgctGCCCTGCCTCGCTCCACTCTGCCTCTCCGCCGgccaggccccgcccactgcGCCCTCCGTTTCCCCGGCGCCCTGCTCGCAGGTGGAGGGAGCGCTGCCAGCTCGTTACCCGCTGCTGCCCACCGTGCCCCCCCTCGCCACGCACGGTGCCCAGCCGCCACGTGCCGCCCCTGCCCTCACACCCGCGGCCCCCGCGGTGCAGGCTTACCACCAGAGCTCCGCCCTTGCCCAGCAGCAGAGCTCCGTGGCCACGCCCTCCCTCCTTACCCTCACTCAGACCACACCCCCTGTGCACCAAAACCTACCTCCCTCACCAAACCCCGCCTCCGTGTACATAGGACCTCCACTCTCCACCCAGGTTCCTCTTTctcag GGAGAATCTACTAGCAATAACCAGGCCCATGCTGCTCTTCCAATCCCAAACACCACCCAGCCGAGCTCCGCCCAGTACCTGCCACCTATCCACGCCCCACAGACCATCACGCCCTCCAGCCCCGCCTCTGTTTCTGTCCACGTCTCGCAGACAACGGTCACCGTGGCCTCGAGCGCCACCACCATGCCTATCCACCCCGCCCAGGCTGCCCCGGCCGCCCAGATGCCTCAGCCAGCCCCGCAACCTCCCCCGGTTGGCCGGCCCCCATCCCCAGGCACCCCGCCGGGTCCGGCCGCACCCGCAGACCTGGGCCAGGAGCTCAAGTCCTCTGCAGAAGACGCCGGCAGCATGACTCAGCACAAGCAGCCAGGCACTTGCGGGACTCCGCAGAGCCAGCAGTCTGTGGGCGGAGGGGGCGGAGTGGGCCAGCCACCCGCGGGAGTGTTGGCTGAG GAGTCTGCACTCGATAAACAGACATCAGTGGCTGGATCAGCTTATGAAAG TGTGACCTCGGACGCCCTGTCGGGGAAGGAGACGGGTGACTGCAACGAGGGGACGCACGGCGCGAGGAGTGAGATACGAGGGCGTAGACACCACCGCAAATCCTCTCGCACGCGCTCACGGCAGGAGAAGAGCGGCAAGCCCAGACTGAGCATGCTCAAC GTGTGTAACACGGGCGACAAAATGGTGGaatgccagctggagacccacAATCACAAGATGGTGACCTTTAAGTTTGACCTGGATGGAGATGCCCCAGAGGAGATCGCCACGTACATG GTTGACAACGACTTCATCCTGCTGCTGGAGAGGGAGATGTTCATCGAGCAGCTGAAGGACATCGTGGAGAAGGCAGAGGACATCTTGAGTGAAGAGGCTGAGGGCGAGATGGGCTCGGACCAGCACCCGCTGCCCCGCCTCAGCCCCATCACTGGCGCCTCTGGCCCGGAG GGAACAAAGCTTCAACAAACTCCATCTAACCAGCTAGTCTACCAACAAAACG TTCTCCACACCGGCAAGCGCTGGTTCATTATCTGCCCTGTCGCTGAGACGGCCACAGACAGTGGGGAAGACACCGTCACAGCCAAAG ATTCAGAGGTTCCTTCAGAGGCTCAGACGCAAGATGCCaatgtgggcggggccagaaCTCTGCAGAAACCCCCGTCGCTGTCCAAACCCTCCCTCTGTGCCACGGAATGCACTCAGTCAGCAGACGATCCACATACCGGTCACTTAGCAGCAGTCTCCATGGTTGCAGACATCCCGTGCTGTCCCATTGTCCCTCCTATTTCCCAGGATGCCAGCGTTCAAAAAACCGCAGCCCCCCACCAGCCGGCTCGCCATGACTCCAGCCCCCTCACAGACACGCCCCCAGCCCTGGCCCAGCCAGTAGTGCTCCAGCAACCATTTTCTACACCCATTCCTCCACCTGCTGTCAGCGGGACGCAATCCCAGCCTCAAAGCCCGGGCCATCAGACACAACAAGCCCCTCCCTTTACATCAGGGCCTACCTCATCACAGGTACATCCAGGGGGTGGGCCAGGGGAGTCTGATGGGGAGGGGCCTCCCAGACTGGAGTTTACTGATAGGACAATAAAGACGCTCGATGAGAAACTTAGGAACCTTTTGTATCAGGAGTACAACCCCTCACAGTCTACGAGCTCAGCGTCTGATCCTCCAGGCTCACCCTCAGTGTCAGACAGCCAAGGCAGCGATGGTGCACCCAGAAAAACAGAGATGCTg CCACAGGTTCCAGAGAGGAGTGATAGTCTCGGCACCTTAAGTGACTCTGCTGTTGCTC CTTTGAACAAGCTGTTAATTAGGAGTGACTCAGCAGGCAAGTCTGATGGACGCTGTATCTTCACGGGGCGGTTCCAG GTTGTTCCGCTAGAGCCAGATGGTTATTTGGAGCAAAGCAGTAAAGACCGCAGCTCTCacggagggggaggagctacaGTAACCATGGATACGGGTGTTTCCATTACAACCGAGAATGAGGACCAAGCTGCGCAAAAGTCCCATAGCAACCGTTATTCAGCACCGCCCGACTTGTATGAG GACACGCCCACTTCTAGTCCAGAGGTAACGCCCCCACTGGTCCTCCCTCAAACCTCCTTGTCGATCGATGGGGCACAGCACCCCCTCCATCTCTCGTCAGACTCTGGCGAGGACGACAACAGCTTGGCTCCGCCCCATAAACCAGCACAAACCACTCGCGCCCTATCGGAGCACAGTGGGAGTGACCTCATGAAGCGGGCGGTGGCTTTCTTCCGCCGCTCTGGCCGCAGCAGCAGTGTGCACAGCTCTGATTCGCCCAGCCGCCCTCCTCTGCTTAATGGACACGCCCCTTGTGTTGCCGCCCAAGCCACATACATCAGCAGCGATAATGATTCAGAGTTTGAGGACGCTGACATGAAAAAAGAGCTCCAGAGACTCAGAGAGAA GCATATGAAGGAAATCTCTGAGCTGCAGGCCAACCAGAGAAGCGAGATCGAACGGCTTTACTCGCAGCTGGGCCGCCCCGTGCCGCCCACCATAGGCTTCCTGCACGCGGCTCCCCCTACTGGTGGCCGTCGGCGCCGCACCTCCAAGCACAAGGTCAAAGCGGGCAAACTCGTGAACCCAACGGTGCAGCAGCTCAAAGCGAGCCGCGCCAGCAGCCCAG CGGAGGCCTGTGCCAGTGTAGTGGTTGCACCATCCAAAAGCGCAGCTCTGCTCACCGGCTCTGAGGGGTCTGACACAGCTgccctgcagggggcgccactGGACCCGATGCAGCCGGTCCACACCCAGCAGCCCTGCTCGCTGAAGGTCTCCCTGTCGTCTGACAACATCTACGGCACGGCCACGCCCACACCGCCCGGCCAAG GGTCCACTCTGAAACGACTATGTCTAGGCAAAGAGCGCAGTAGTA GGTCAGCAAACGGCACTGGTGCCACCCCTATGACCTCGGCTTCCAATCAGCAAACAGTGCCACCTCCTGTGTCTATGCCTACGCCTGgtcctcagccaatcacagcactaGCTCAGGCTCAGaccaacaacagcaacaataaaACCGGGACGTTCACCGATGACCTGCACAAACTGGTCGATGATTGGACGAAAGAAACGCTTGCCTGTGCTCCTCAATCACGCCTCTCCCTCAACCAGATCAAACAGCAGCAACGCCATCAGGACATGAAGGTCAATCCCCCGACCAAGAGAGGAGCCCCAAATCAG ATGAGGGCTGCGGTTCCTCCAAGCTCATTGCCAATCCAGCTTCCCCTCTCTTGCGCGCTCTCCGGGGCGCTGGGCCCGGCCGTGCCCCCTGCCCTCACCAACACGCCCTCCCCGGCCCTGCAGCAAGCCGGCTACCTGCTCCCCACTGGTCCCTTCAGAGGGGCGACGCCAGCCTCCAGGTACCAAACGCAGTGGCCAAGGATTCCCTGTCCGGCAGGCACAATAGGGCCTGTGCGCATGCTTGGCACAGCAAATATGGTGCCCTTTCCTGCACTGGCCAGCACTGCACTGCAAACCTTTCCCATGGCTCTGAACAGCTCCGACAAACCTCTGTGCCCGGGCGGGGCCAGGACTGTATAA